One genomic window of Anoplolepis gracilipes chromosome 5, ASM4749672v1, whole genome shotgun sequence includes the following:
- the LOC140665614 gene encoding uncharacterized protein isoform X1: MSDMEENTTTSSVLLMSKIGAMIGLGLGSLMLGTLPLIVGRCRAKRRLGKRPRPISSDRSSTSTSASLPGVDSVSAANKQGLLTSLLLCFGGGVLLFTTFLHLAPEVRESVERHQSNGQLPTLGTLGLAELLFCGGFFLVYLVEEAVHAALTGKPESSEALLYRTVSVRRCNNNQTGPSTMSGSTTTVSTTTTRSTAWNDHDEDKENQAGLERSKIQLDELRNHVGKDNKVLPAIFVLSPALTNEGRQVERRSDPELAMSELNYPQIRHHHHHHQDHSHHNNHHDHNHHHHHHHHHHHHQHGTQNTSVQGLLTVLALSFHAIFEGLAVGLEPSISSVIYLAAAIATHKLVISFCVGMELYVAGASTRATLGYLSVFSMVTPIGIGIGLALGHFKNDSETLGPTPTILQGMAAGTLLYVVFFEVLARERANEKSGLLQLVAIIVGFMLMLGLQIATAHSHSHDHGHGHEHSHAEEDHDHDHDHEHDHKHHVVTDAIDKVTDSIAEVLSNALTSSTTTIRPRDINETTPLHPHRS, translated from the exons ATGTCCGATATGGAAGAAAACACGACGACGTCCAGTGTTCTCCTGATGTCAAAAATCGGCGCGATGATCGGTCTAGGTCTGGGTTCCCTGATGCTGGGAACCTTGCCGTTGATCGTGGGACGTTGCAGGGCCAAGAGACGACTTGGGAAACGTCCCCGGCCGATCTCCTCTGATCGTTCCAGCACGTCCACATCGGCGTCTTTGCCGGGTGTCGACTCGGTCTCGGCGGCAAACAAGCAA GGTCTTTTGACATCGCTGTTGCTTTGCTTCGGCGGCGGAGTGCTCCTGTTTACGACATTCCTACACCTGGCGCCAGAAGTGCGCGAAAGCGTCGAGAGGCATCAATCAAACGGTCAGCTGCCGACTCTGGGCACTCTTGGTTTGGCAGAGTTGCTTTTCTGCGGTGGCTTCTTCCTTGTCTACCTGGTCGAGGAGGCGGTGCACGCGGCCCTCACCGGTAAACCCGAATCCTCGGAGGCGCTGCTCTATCGGACCGTGTCGGTGCGCAGATGTAACAACAATCAGACGGGCCCGTCGACGATGAGCGGCTCGACCACCACCGTATCCACCACGACGACAAGATCTACCGCGTGGAACGATCATGACGAGGACAAGGAGAACCAGGCGGGTTTGGAACGATCTAAAATCCAGCTCGATGAACTGCGCAATCACGTGGGCAAGGATAACAAGGTCCTGCCGGCTATATTCGTCCTATCTCCCGCGTTAACCAATGAAGGACGTCAGGTCGAGAGACGTTCCGATCCAGAACTGGCAATGTCGGAATTAAATTATCCGCAAATCAggcatcatcatcatcatcatcaggATCATTCTCATCATAATAATCATCATGATCACAAccatcaccaccaccaccaccaccaccatcatcatcatcaacaTGGCACGCAAAATACTTCGGTGCAAGGTCTGCTGACCGTCCTCGCGCTCTCTTTCCACGCGATATTCGAAGGCTTGGCCGTAGGCTTAGAGCCGTCCATCAGCTCGGTCATCTATCTGGCAGCCGCTATCGCGACTCACAAGCTGGTCATCTCCTTCTGCGTCGGGATGGAGCTCTACGTGGCCGGTGCGTCCACCCGAGCCACTCTCGGATATCTGTCCGTCTTTTCCATGGTGACGCCGATCGGGATCGGGATTGGGCTAGCGCTGGGCCACTTCAAGAACGACAGTGAAACTCTGGGACCTACGCCTACTATACTTCAGGGCATGGCAGCCGGCACCCTGCTCTACGTGGTGTTCTTCGAGGTGTTAGCGCGCGAGAGGGCAAACGAGAAGAGCGGCTTGCTACAGCTGGTCGCGATCATCGTCGGCTTCATGTTGATGTTGGGCCTGCAGATCGCCA CCGCTCATTCGCACAGCCACGATCACGGCCACGGTCATGAACACTCGCACGCGGAGGAGGACCACGACCACGATCACGACCACGAGCACGATCATAAACACCACGTCGTTACAGATGCGATCGACAAAGTGACCGACAGCATCGCCGAGGTGCTCTCTAACGCTCTCACGTcctcgacgacgacgatacgACCGAGGGATATCAACGAGACCACCCCGTTGCACCCCCATCGCAGTTAG
- the LOC140665614 gene encoding zinc transporter ZIP1-like isoform X2: MNDTSLYHDDEHHYHDHPLDSHEEVLTAKAVTMVVLCSVSTIMGIIPMFFAKWFKWDLNGQNPRSTKIVSLLLGFGGGVLFSTTFLHLMPEVAEGVENLVMAGKMEPLKFPLAYMLACAGFFIMYLVEESVHTYLRRRQVERQINDKKDMNRSTNELVENGQTPSYGNNGHSHAGHSHLPVITNADDDFVISSLRGLLIVLGLSVHELFEGLAIGLESSAGNVWYMFLAVASHKFVIAFCIGVELLASRTKPYLSVIYTCTFAVVSPIGIGIGMALVGGGSAAASGPMAVILQGLASGTLLYVVFFEILQEHRTGLWQYASILFGFLVMFGLQMSTAHSHSHDHGHGHEHSHAEEDHDHDHDHEHDHKHHVVTDAIDKVTDSIAEVLSNALTSSTTTIRPRDINETTPLHPHRS; the protein is encoded by the exons ATGAACGACACGTCGCTTTATCACGATGATGAACATCATTATCATGATCATCCCTTGGACTCGCATGAGGAGGTGCTAACCGCCAAAGCCGTCACCATGGTAGTTTTGTGCAGCGTCAGCACAATAATGGGCATCATACCCATGTTTTTCGCCAAGTGGTTCAAATGGGACTTGAACGGACAAAATCCCAG ATCTACCAAAATTGTGAGCCTTCTGCTCGGCTTCGGCGGAGGCGTCCTCTTCAGCACAACGTTCCTCCATTTGATGCCGGAAGTTGCGGAAGGTGTAGAAAATCTCGTTATGGCCGGCAAGATGGAGCCGCTCAAGTTTCCATTGGCATACATGCTCGCGTGCGCCGG GTTCTTCATCATGTATTTGGTGGAGGAGTCCGTGCATACGTACCTGAGGAGGAGACAAGTGGAGCGGCAGATAAATGACAAGAAAGATATGAACCGCAGCACGAATGAATTGGTGGAAAACGGACAGACACCGTCATACGGTAACAACGGTCACTCGCATGC aGGTCACAGCCATTTACCGGTGATCACAAACGCCGACGACGACTTTGTGATTAGTTCTCTGAGAGGATTATTAATAGTACTCGGCTTATCCGTGCATGAACTATTCGAGGGACTGGCGATAGGTTTAGAAAGTTCGGCTGGCAACGTATG GTACATGTTCCTCGCGGTGGCGTCCCATAAATTCGTCATAGCCTTCTGCATCGGCGTAGAACTGCTCGCTTCCCGAACCAAGCCGTACCTGTCTGTAATTTACACGTGCACGTTCGCCGTGGTATCGCCGATAGGAATCGGTATCGGGATGGCACTGGTCGGCGGTGGAAGCGCGGCTGCCAGTGGACCAATGGCCGTGATATTACAG GGATTGGCATCGGGCACTCTGCTCTACGTGGTGTTCTTCGAGATTCTGCAGGAGCATCGAACCGGACTATGGCAATACGCCTCGATTCTCTTCGGTTTTCTCGTAATGTTCGGTCTGCAGATGTCGA CCGCTCATTCGCACAGCCACGATCACGGCCACGGTCATGAACACTCGCACGCGGAGGAGGACCACGACCACGATCACGACCACGAGCACGATCATAAACACCACGTCGTTACAGATGCGATCGACAAAGTGACCGACAGCATCGCCGAGGTGCTCTCTAACGCTCTCACGTcctcgacgacgacgatacgACCGAGGGATATCAACGAGACCACCCCGTTGCACCCCCATCGCAGTTAG
- the LOC140666184 gene encoding uncharacterized protein encodes MRYETALYLLSLLILSFNDPSWASAEIRGCNRTIRNSVGWIRWTGRMGRCTVRIRAPLRDPQVIEIKVRRLQVGFLKEARCEGAYFQFSDSADDPDDETGRYCGHVTGNITRLFLRRGPDLTITLSSDAQFASANPVIFSAQFSILPARLAVERHRGYSASSSPTCPMECTVRNERRSCRLTSPGYPSVYPRGIRCRIALESSAGRFRIGGQPEDLFDLMNYSDQESCQIEDCEDSLESEGLARSSFSALARVARSRDPRDRFLADESITGDDRSRNEDNCRKRRGAETNRQLTRRRHYEKKATRWYGDRQYRHKEPPNRPGTSEPRLRIKSMRSKITKQDQRRVVPNRYLNSDSERPNETFGSTTVSKYKYPGEERSSENVTCEGGDYLALLENVNGRVLEISKFCGSGRVPRIYSRGRNVILEFFARKDGTVTHDGFQVTLQEERVSQETKHARCEFVYRSSRRNSRENIRSPRSWYPPNTVCTYKFLGRITERVSVHIKILRNELDHEKSETNNKRNFSLNYCPGNEITVYNGAQVNGSFLMWSYCDVSHWDINNIQVPLTSSGNELLIQYYSAKGSYDGQGFTYAVSYRFIKKEQNFTGIKRKYKSISLRPVNLSTLNLNDTDIDYECDNRIGTFKNWFAVLMVFGIVSFIGALVTIVTLTIKCLKIRSAEKKLLQNTKQ; translated from the exons ATGAGATACGAAACTGCCTTGTATCTGCTTTCGCTACTGATCCTGTCGTTCAATGATCCTTCGTGGGCTTCCGCCGAGATCAGAG GATGCAATCGTACCATCAGAAATTCAGTAGGCTGGATTCGCTGGACAGGACGAATGGGACGATGCACTGTGCGAATTAGAGCGCCTCTAAGAGATCCCCag GTGATCGAGATAAAAGTTAGGAGATTGCAGGTGGGTTTCCTGAAGGAAGCTCGATGCGAGGGAGCGTATTTTCAGTTTTCGGACAGCGCGGACGATCCTGACGACGAGACAGGTCGATATTGCGGCCACGTGACCGGGAACATTACGAG ACTATTTCTCCGACGTGGTCCGGATCTGACCATCACTTTGTCGTCGGACGCGCAGTTCGCGTCGGCGAACCCAGTCATTTTCTCCGCGCAATTTTCCATCCTGCCGGCACGCCTCGCGGTCGAACGTCATCGCGGTTACTCGGCATCCTCGTCGCCCACGTGTCCCATGGAGTGTACCGTCCGCAACGAGCGCAGGTCCTGCAGACTTACCTCGCCGGGTTATCCGAGCGTCTATCCACGTGGAATTAG ATGCAGAATCGCTTTGGAGTCGAGCGCCGGTCGCTTCAGGATAGGGGGTCAGCCGGAGGACCTTTTCGACTTGATGAACTATAGTGATCAAGAGAGTTGTCAAATAGAAGATTGCGAGGACTCCCTAGAGTCTGAGGGACTCGCTCGCTCGTCGTTCTCGGCCCTCGCGAGGGTCGCGAGGAGTCGGGATCCTAGAGATCGTTTCCTAGCGGATGAATCTATTACCGGGGACGATCGATCGAGGAACGAAGACAACTGTCGGAAGAGACGCGGCGCGGAAACGAATAGACAATTAACGAGGCGGAGGCACTACGAGAAGAAAGCGACACGGTGGTACGGAGACAGGCAATATCGTCACAAAGAGCCGCCGAATAGGCCAGGCACGAGCGAGCCGAGACTTCGCATAAAATCAATGCGTTCGAAGATAACGAAGCAGGACCAGCGAAGGGTCGTCCCGAACCGTTATCTCAATAGCGACTCTGAAAGGCCGAATGAGACGTTCGGTAGCACGACG GTATCCAAGTACAAATATCCCGGGGAGGAACGATCGTCGGAGAACGTGACGTGCGAAGGCGGCGATTATCTCGCGCTGCTGGAAAACGTGAACGGAAGGGTTCTCGAGATCTCAAAGTTCTGCGGCAGCGGCCGGGTACCCCGTATCTATTCGCGCGGAAGGAACGTGATCCTGGAGTTCTTCGCTCGAAAGGACGGCACTGTAACGCACGATGGTTTCCAAGTGACCCTGCAGGAAGAACGCGTCTCGCAAGAAACGAAACACGCGAGATGCGAGTTTGTGTACAGGAGCTCCCGGCGTAACAGCCGGGAGAACATCAGGTCCCCGCGGAGCTGGTACCCACCCAATACCGTGTGCACTTACAAGTTTCTTGGTAGAATTACGGAAAGGGTCTCCGTTCACATAAAGATCCTCAGAAACGAGCTTGACCACGAGAAATCGGAAACCAACAATAAGCGAAACTTTAGCCTCAACTATTGCCCAGGGAATGAAATTACCGTTTATAATGGAGCACAG GTAAATGGCAGTTTCCTGATGTGGTCCTATTGCGATGTATCTCATTGGGACATCAACAACATTCAAGTACCTTTGACATCTAGCGGAAACGAATTATTGATCCAATACTACAGCGCCAAAGGGTCCTATGATGGTCAGGGATTCACTTACGCCGTATCAtatcgatttattaaaaaggaaCAAAACTTTACCGGTATAAAGcgcaaatataaatcaatctcGTTGAGGCCCGTTAATTTGTCTACTCTCAATCTCAATGACACCGATATCGATTACGAATGCGACAATAGAATCGGCACGTTCAAAAATTGGTTCGCGGTACTGATGGTTTTTGGAATAGTGTCCTTTATTGGTGCTCTCGTCACGATAGTTACTTTAACGATCAAATGCTTGAAGATCAGATCCGCCGAGAAGAAACTCttgcaaaatacaaaacaGTAA
- the LOC140665613 gene encoding uncharacterized protein: protein MTMAGSGNGDGCCTTVMKKLGLQPVTRCSLAKFYVPAFGAASYTAMSVNVMNPSLVVKVFPKRDITNVLLVGTLLGTGSYIYTREHVKSAPQSVRILFSVTGALLLSLGSVLMWAVIRSIVPPSPACCTIAGIGTGVTLLKIGSSYLEFVDNQVAKK from the exons ATGACGATGGCCGGCTCGGGAAACGGTGATGGGTGTTGTACCACGGTCATGAAAAAGCTCGGCCTGCAACCTGTCACACGATGCAGCCTCGCCAAATTCTACGTGCCGGCATTCGGCGCCGCCTCGTATACCGCGATGTCCGTCAATGTCATGAATCCGAGTCTCGTCGTCAA AGTATTTCCAAAGAGGGATATTACAAACGTCTTATTGGTTGGTACTCTACTTGGCACAGGATCGTACATCTACACACGTGAGCACGTTAAGAGTGCGCCACAGTCTGTAAGAATTTTGTTCAG TGTTACAGGTGCATTATTATTGAGCTTAGGATCTGTCTTAATGTGGGCCGTGATACGTTCCATAGTGCCACCAAGCCCTGCCTGTTGTACGATAGCTGGTATTGGCACTGGAGTGACACTTCTTAAAATTGGTTCGAGCTATCTTGAATTTGTTGACAATCAAGTAGCGAAAAAGTAA